One Spirochaeta africana DSM 8902 genomic window carries:
- the hisH gene encoding imidazole glycerol phosphate synthase subunit HisH — protein sequence MSIAVVDYEAGNLRSVETALHRINIPFTVTSDPEVIRRSERIIFPGVGHAGHAMQHLRASGIGQALREAHAAAVPIFGICLGCQIVLSDSEESPDDACLDLIPGSAVLFPASLGLKVPHMGWNAVQHDETHWLFDGIPSGVAFYFVHSYYPELRDPQEHGIAVCDYGVQFACAMERGSLVATQFHPEKSGEFGIRMLENFCTRTRG from the coding sequence ATGAGTATAGCCGTAGTCGACTACGAGGCGGGTAATCTGCGCAGTGTGGAGACCGCCCTGCACCGCATCAATATTCCTTTTACTGTTACCTCGGATCCCGAGGTGATTCGCCGGTCTGAACGGATTATCTTTCCCGGGGTAGGCCATGCCGGTCATGCCATGCAGCATCTGCGGGCAAGCGGGATTGGCCAGGCCCTGCGTGAGGCTCATGCCGCCGCGGTGCCGATTTTCGGGATCTGCCTGGGCTGCCAGATTGTGCTATCGGACAGCGAGGAAAGCCCCGATGACGCCTGCCTTGACCTGATACCGGGCAGTGCTGTCCTGTTTCCCGCGAGCCTTGGGCTAAAGGTGCCGCATATGGGGTGGAACGCGGTTCAACATGACGAAACCCACTGGCTGTTCGATGGCATCCCCAGCGGTGTTGCGTTCTACTTTGTGCACTCCTACTATCCCGAACTCCGGGATCCGCAGGAGCACGGGATTGCGGTGTGTGATTACGGGGTGCAGTTCGCCTGTGCCATGGAGCGTGGCTCCCTGGTCGCTACGCAGTTCCATCCGGAAAAATCCGGCGAGTTCGGGATACGCATGCTGGAAAACTTCTGTACCCGCACGCGCGGGTGA
- the ileS gene encoding isoleucine--tRNA ligase, which produces MYTPVDPKVSFPKMEEGVLEFWKQQRIFERSAEQRAGQEEFVFYDGPPFATGLPHFGHFVPGTIKDIIPRYQTMRGKHVERRFGWDCHGLPVEYEMEKSLGISGKREIEEYGVARFNEDCRGIVLRYTQEWERIVTRLGRWVDFQNDYKTMDPEYMESIWWVFQQLWEKDLIYEGYYILPYSPALTTALSNFEVNLGGYKDVNDPAITVAFQDRDAEDTYLLAWTTTPWTLPSNLALAVGSDITYVQVKDGDRRFILAESRLGHYYKEDELPQVEKRFTGAELVGRRYRPLFEYFVEQAGEAGFQVHAADFVTTENGTGIVHLAPGFGEDDYNALRETGLPVIVPIDADARFTEEVSDFAGMYVKDADKEIIRYLKDQGSLIRRENYLHSYPHCYRSGQPLIYRAISSWYVRVERIKEIMLQCNSGIHWMPEHLREGRFGKWLEGARDWAISRDRYWGNPIPVWRSDTTGHMECIGSIAELQQKCGVEVTDLHKHYVDDLTWQDPTDPSGVMRRVPAVLDCWFESGAMPYAQSHYPFENPEEFEANFPAHFIAEGLDQTRGWFYTLTVLAAALFEKPAFRNVIVNGLVLAEDGKKMSKSLRNYTDPEEVINKFGADALRLFLMNSAVVRAEDLKYSDEGVKEVLKNIIIPLWNSYSFFVTYANIDGVTPTGAPERPDNPLDEWILSYAEGLVEEMTTHLDNYDLQKAAAPLVRFIDQLNNWYIRRSRRRFWKSENDQDKEQAYGTLYAVLMKLITLAAPFIPFISDEIYRNLRTDEMPESVHLCDYPTAGTANRNQLLERKMAATQQAVSMGRAIRSMYNLKVRQPLKAVHLVTLNREEKNILREMEDIIREELNVKEVVFRENEEDLVEYQAKPNYRVLGKQLGKDMKTAAAKIQEFSGREIMSLMEGNVLNLDIADRSIDITIESIEVQRLEKENLKVLNEGSLTIALDPEITEELNREGMVRDLIRGVQNLRKESGLDVTDRIVLTIEPQPELQQAVADFEEFLQEETLCVEVCWDTPARAVTAGAGEITARFAIRKA; this is translated from the coding sequence GTGTATACACCGGTAGACCCCAAGGTAAGTTTTCCGAAAATGGAGGAAGGCGTACTGGAGTTCTGGAAGCAGCAGCGGATATTCGAGCGTTCAGCGGAACAGCGAGCCGGGCAGGAGGAGTTTGTCTTTTACGATGGTCCGCCGTTTGCGACCGGCCTGCCGCATTTCGGCCACTTTGTACCCGGTACCATCAAGGATATTATCCCGAGATATCAGACCATGCGTGGAAAGCATGTCGAGCGCCGTTTTGGCTGGGATTGTCATGGTCTGCCGGTTGAGTACGAGATGGAGAAAAGCCTGGGCATATCAGGCAAACGCGAGATCGAGGAATACGGGGTGGCCCGATTCAACGAGGACTGCCGCGGTATAGTACTGCGATACACCCAGGAATGGGAGCGTATCGTTACCCGTCTTGGCCGCTGGGTAGATTTTCAGAACGACTACAAGACCATGGATCCGGAGTACATGGAGTCTATCTGGTGGGTCTTCCAGCAGCTGTGGGAAAAGGATCTGATCTACGAAGGCTATTATATCCTGCCGTACAGCCCGGCGCTTACTACCGCCCTGTCCAATTTCGAGGTGAACCTGGGCGGGTACAAGGACGTGAATGATCCGGCGATAACCGTGGCCTTTCAGGATCGCGATGCCGAGGACACCTATCTGCTCGCCTGGACCACCACCCCCTGGACCCTGCCGTCCAACCTCGCGCTGGCAGTAGGCAGCGATATAACCTATGTACAGGTAAAGGATGGCGACCGGCGCTTTATCCTTGCCGAGAGTCGCCTGGGGCATTACTACAAGGAAGACGAGCTGCCGCAGGTCGAGAAGCGGTTCACCGGCGCTGAGCTGGTTGGACGACGCTACCGGCCGCTGTTTGAATACTTTGTCGAGCAGGCCGGTGAGGCCGGATTCCAGGTGCATGCCGCTGATTTTGTTACTACCGAGAACGGTACCGGGATTGTCCATCTGGCGCCTGGATTCGGCGAGGACGACTACAACGCCCTGCGCGAGACCGGGCTGCCGGTGATTGTCCCGATCGATGCCGATGCCCGTTTCACCGAAGAGGTGAGTGATTTTGCCGGGATGTACGTCAAGGATGCCGACAAGGAGATTATTCGTTATCTCAAGGATCAGGGGTCGCTGATTCGGCGAGAGAACTATCTGCACAGCTACCCGCACTGCTACCGTAGCGGGCAGCCGTTGATTTATCGGGCGATATCCTCCTGGTATGTGCGGGTGGAGCGCATCAAGGAGATCATGCTGCAGTGCAACAGCGGTATCCACTGGATGCCGGAACACCTGCGCGAAGGGCGGTTCGGCAAGTGGCTGGAGGGAGCCCGCGACTGGGCTATCAGCCGGGACCGCTACTGGGGCAATCCGATCCCGGTATGGCGATCGGATACCACCGGGCATATGGAGTGCATCGGAAGTATTGCGGAGCTGCAGCAGAAATGTGGTGTCGAGGTAACCGATCTGCACAAGCACTATGTCGATGATCTGACCTGGCAGGATCCAACCGATCCGTCCGGGGTGATGCGCCGTGTGCCGGCGGTGCTGGATTGCTGGTTCGAGTCGGGGGCAATGCCGTACGCGCAGAGCCATTATCCCTTCGAGAACCCGGAGGAATTCGAGGCGAACTTCCCGGCACATTTCATTGCCGAGGGGCTTGATCAGACCCGCGGATGGTTTTATACCCTGACGGTTCTGGCGGCAGCGCTGTTCGAAAAGCCGGCTTTTCGTAACGTGATTGTAAACGGGCTGGTGCTTGCCGAGGACGGCAAGAAAATGAGCAAGAGCCTGCGCAACTACACCGACCCCGAGGAGGTCATCAACAAGTTCGGGGCTGATGCCTTGCGCTTGTTCCTGATGAACTCTGCGGTGGTGCGTGCCGAGGATCTCAAGTACAGCGACGAGGGGGTAAAAGAGGTTCTCAAGAACATCATTATCCCGTTGTGGAACTCCTACAGTTTCTTTGTTACCTACGCCAACATAGACGGGGTAACCCCGACAGGGGCACCGGAGCGCCCGGACAATCCCCTCGACGAGTGGATCCTGTCCTATGCCGAGGGGCTGGTGGAGGAGATGACCACACACCTTGATAACTATGATCTGCAGAAGGCTGCGGCACCACTGGTCCGGTTTATTGATCAGCTGAACAACTGGTACATCCGTCGCAGTCGTCGACGATTCTGGAAGAGCGAGAACGATCAGGACAAGGAACAGGCCTACGGCACCCTGTACGCTGTACTGATGAAGCTGATTACCCTGGCCGCTCCCTTCATCCCGTTTATCTCTGACGAGATATATCGCAATCTGAGAACCGACGAGATGCCGGAGTCGGTGCATCTGTGCGACTATCCGACGGCGGGAACTGCTAATCGTAATCAGCTGCTGGAGCGCAAGATGGCGGCTACCCAGCAGGCGGTCAGCATGGGGCGGGCTATCCGCAGTATGTACAACCTCAAGGTCCGCCAGCCGCTCAAGGCGGTGCACCTGGTTACCCTGAACAGGGAAGAGAAGAACATCCTGCGCGAGATGGAGGATATCATCCGCGAGGAGCTGAATGTCAAAGAGGTTGTGTTCCGCGAGAATGAAGAGGATCTGGTAGAGTACCAGGCAAAACCCAACTATCGCGTGCTGGGCAAGCAGCTGGGCAAGGACATGAAGACCGCCGCCGCCAAGATCCAGGAGTTCAGCGGTCGGGAGATCATGAGTCTTATGGAAGGCAATGTGCTGAACCTGGATATTGCCGACCGCAGCATAGACATCACCATCGAGAGCATCGAGGTGCAGCGCCTCGAGAAAGAAAATCTGAAGGTGCTGAACGAAGGGTCGCTGACAATCGCGCTGGATCCCGAGATTACCGAGGAACTGAACCGCGAGGGTATGGTGCGCGACCTGATCCGCGGGGTGCAGAACCTGCGCAAGGAGAGTGGCCTGGATGTTACCGACCGTATCGTGCTCACCATAGAACCCCAGCCGGAGCTGCAGCAGGCGGTAGCCGATTTTGAGGAATTCCTGCAGGAGGAAACCCTCTGCGTCGAGGTCTGCTGGGATACCCCTGCCCGGGCGGTTACCGCCGGTGCGGGAGAAATTACCGCCCGGTTTGCAATCAGAAAGGCGTAG
- a CDS encoding valine--tRNA ligase yields MQGNELAKAFNPREFEDEMYRRWMESGSFAPADSPRYGADETPFTVVIPPPNVTGVLHLGHGLNNTLQDILVRYHRMLGKRTLWVPGTDHAGIATQNVVERKLRDEGTSREELGREKFLERTWEVKRDHHGTITRQLQKIGSSCDWSRERFTLDEGLNAAVTEVFVRLYNEGLIYRGTYLVNWSSGLQTALSDDEVEYKEVQGKLYHLVYPLPDGSKVTVATTRPETMLGDTAVAVHPEDERYAHLVGQEVELPLTGRRIPIIADDYVDKEFGTGMVKITPAHDPNDYDMAQRHDLEKINILNPDGTLNDNVPESYRGMSVKEARTAVVRDLEALGLFSHDEPHKHQVGHCYRTNVVIEPYLSEQWFVRMRPLAEKALKAWQDGKIRFYPKKYENTYTHWLENIRDWCISRQLWWGHRIPVWYDDDTGEVHVSATDLNAPEEVARRGGKLLRRDEDVLDTWFSSWLWPFSTLGWPEETQDLRDFFPTSALVTAYDIIFFWVARMIMASTHFMGEVPFRDIYITSLVRDIKGRKMSKSLGNGIDPLEIVDEYGADALKFTLAFMCAQGQDILIDKESFGLGSRFANKIWNATRYLLMNLEGRTIIPFPDIQLQPVDEWIYHRLNDTVAAAHKAMASFRFNDATQAVYEFFWNDFCDWYVEASKLSLFGGDDPAAEAEKDRAVSLLMYLLEESMRLLHPYMSFITEEIYAKLPALQPADGSPRSELLITARFPQTAAERENPKAAAAFASLQEAVRLVRTLRSEFTIPPSARVRFAIVTDDGFAAADFLRQQVPLIELLTKAEGVQVMAAADSSDSAAAGAVRVVGNGFQCLVYVRDQIDIEAELAKLNRNAGKLQQQLEATRRKLANENFVSRAIPEVVAKERDKQREFEDKLAKITAYITALES; encoded by the coding sequence ATGCAGGGTAATGAATTAGCAAAGGCATTCAATCCACGTGAGTTCGAGGACGAGATGTATCGACGCTGGATGGAGTCGGGATCGTTTGCCCCGGCAGACAGCCCCCGTTACGGTGCGGATGAGACCCCGTTTACGGTGGTGATACCCCCGCCGAATGTTACCGGGGTACTGCACCTGGGACATGGTTTGAACAATACCCTGCAGGATATCCTGGTACGGTATCATCGCATGCTGGGCAAGCGCACCCTGTGGGTCCCCGGTACCGACCATGCCGGGATAGCAACCCAGAATGTTGTCGAGCGAAAGCTGCGCGATGAGGGAACCAGTCGCGAGGAGCTCGGGCGGGAAAAATTCCTGGAGCGTACCTGGGAGGTCAAGCGTGATCATCATGGTACGATTACCCGACAGCTGCAGAAAATCGGCTCCTCCTGCGACTGGAGCCGCGAACGGTTTACCCTGGACGAGGGGTTGAACGCCGCTGTTACCGAGGTGTTCGTGCGTCTGTACAACGAGGGGTTGATCTATCGCGGCACCTATCTGGTGAACTGGTCGAGTGGCCTGCAAACCGCCCTGTCGGACGACGAGGTTGAGTATAAAGAGGTCCAGGGCAAGCTGTACCATCTGGTGTATCCCTTGCCGGACGGGAGCAAGGTTACCGTAGCAACCACGCGCCCCGAAACCATGCTTGGCGATACCGCAGTAGCAGTACATCCCGAGGATGAGCGCTATGCCCATCTGGTCGGGCAGGAGGTCGAGCTGCCGCTGACCGGACGCCGGATTCCGATCATTGCCGATGATTATGTCGACAAGGAGTTCGGTACCGGTATGGTCAAGATAACCCCTGCCCATGATCCGAATGACTACGACATGGCGCAGCGGCATGATCTGGAAAAGATCAATATCCTGAATCCCGATGGCACCTTGAACGACAATGTGCCCGAGTCCTATCGCGGGATGAGCGTGAAAGAGGCGCGTACGGCGGTGGTCCGTGATCTGGAGGCACTGGGGCTGTTCAGTCATGACGAGCCGCACAAGCATCAGGTCGGACACTGCTACCGCACCAACGTGGTTATTGAACCCTATCTGTCCGAGCAGTGGTTCGTGCGGATGCGTCCGCTGGCCGAGAAGGCCCTCAAGGCCTGGCAGGACGGCAAGATCCGTTTTTACCCGAAAAAATACGAGAATACCTATACCCACTGGCTGGAGAATATCCGTGACTGGTGCATCAGTCGCCAGCTGTGGTGGGGGCACCGGATACCGGTCTGGTACGACGACGATACCGGTGAGGTGCATGTATCAGCCACCGATCTGAATGCCCCCGAGGAGGTCGCCAGGCGCGGCGGCAAGCTGCTGCGGCGCGACGAGGACGTGCTTGATACCTGGTTCAGCTCCTGGCTGTGGCCCTTCTCCACCCTGGGGTGGCCGGAAGAGACGCAGGATCTGAGAGACTTTTTCCCGACCTCGGCACTGGTGACCGCGTACGATATCATCTTTTTCTGGGTGGCGAGGATGATCATGGCCTCGACCCATTTCATGGGCGAGGTGCCGTTTCGCGATATCTACATCACCAGCCTGGTGCGCGACATCAAGGGCCGCAAGATGTCCAAAAGCCTGGGCAATGGGATTGATCCGCTGGAGATTGTAGACGAGTATGGCGCCGATGCCCTGAAGTTCACCCTGGCCTTTATGTGTGCCCAGGGGCAGGATATCCTGATCGACAAGGAGAGCTTCGGGCTGGGCAGTCGCTTTGCCAACAAGATCTGGAATGCAACGCGCTACCTGCTTATGAATCTGGAAGGGCGGACCATTATTCCTTTTCCGGATATACAGCTGCAGCCGGTGGACGAATGGATCTATCACCGCCTGAACGATACTGTAGCTGCCGCGCACAAGGCAATGGCCAGCTTCCGGTTTAATGATGCCACCCAGGCAGTGTACGAGTTTTTCTGGAATGACTTTTGTGACTGGTACGTCGAGGCCAGCAAGCTGAGCCTGTTTGGCGGGGACGACCCTGCTGCCGAGGCAGAGAAGGATCGTGCCGTCAGTCTGCTGATGTATCTGCTGGAAGAGAGCATGCGCCTGCTGCATCCCTACATGAGTTTTATTACCGAGGAGATCTACGCCAAACTGCCGGCGCTGCAGCCTGCCGACGGGAGTCCCCGCAGCGAACTGCTCATTACTGCCCGATTCCCGCAGACTGCGGCGGAGAGGGAGAATCCGAAGGCCGCCGCAGCCTTTGCCTCGCTGCAGGAGGCGGTGCGTCTGGTGCGCACCCTGCGCAGTGAGTTTACTATCCCCCCCAGTGCGCGGGTGCGGTTTGCCATTGTAACCGATGACGGGTTTGCGGCAGCCGACTTCCTGCGGCAACAGGTGCCGCTTATCGAGCTGCTTACCAAGGCCGAGGGGGTGCAGGTAATGGCGGCCGCAGACAGCAGCGACAGTGCTGCCGCAGGCGCTGTGCGGGTAGTCGGCAACGGCTTCCAGTGTCTGGTTTATGTGCGCGATCAGATTGATATCGAGGCCGAGCTGGCCAAGCTGAACAGGAATGCCGGCAAGCTGCAGCAGCAGCTTGAGGCAACCAGGCGCAAACTGGCCAACGAGAACTTTGTGTCGCGGGCGATCCCGGAGGTAGTTGCCAAGGAACGGGACAAGCAGCGCGAGTTCGAGGACAAGCTGGCCAAGATTACTGCGTACATCACGGCACTGGAGTCGTAA